From Polaribacter haliotis:
GAAGTTGCAGAAATAGAAAACTCTAAATTGAATTTTTCTTGTGCTAATAAATGACGAACAATAGTAGTTTTTCCAGAACCTGAAGGTGCAGAAAACACGAATAATTTTCCTTTAAAATCTTTCATTTTAATAAAATATAATTTTCACTCTAAAGACAGAAAGGAATGTCTGGTTGAGTGTAGTCGAAACCTAAATTTACAGTACGTTTAAAATCTGTTCTTTAATTTGCTCCAATTCATTTTTCATTTGAATTACTGCTTTTTGCATTGGTGCAAAATTGGCTTTGGAACCAGTTGTGTTAATTTCACGTCCCATTTCTTGAACAATAAAACCTAATTTTTTTCCATTAGAATCTTCAGAAGCCAAAGTTTGTAAGAAATAATCTAAATGATTTGCCAAACGAACTTTCTCTTCATTAATATCTAATTTCTCTAAATAATAAATTAATTCTTGCTCAAAACGATTCTCATCAGTATCTACTTTTAAATCGTCGATTGCCTTTTTTAAACGCGTTTTTACATTTTCTACTCTATCTCCATCCAAAGCTTTTACTTCCTCTAAATACGTTCTAATATTTGTAATTCTTTCTTTAAAATCTATCTCTAAAGAAGCAGCTTCATCAATTCTATATTGTACAATTTCTTTAATGGCAATATCTATATGTTCGTTGATGATATTCCATTCGTTTTCATCTAATTCCTCACGTTCTGTTTTTAATGCATCTGGCATTCTAACAGCCATTTTCAGTAATTCAACATCATCCGAACTTCCTGTTTGTACAACATTTCTTAATTGTTGCATGTATTGTTGTATAACCCCATTATTTAAAACGGTTGAAGTTTCATCTGCAGTCATTTCAACGAAAATAGAAAAATCTACTTTTCCACGAACTAATGCACTAGCCAGTTTTTTACGAACATTTAATTCTTGTTCTTTGTAATAAGAGGGAATTCGAACGTTTAAGTCGAGGTTTTTACTGTTTAAAGATTTAATTTCTATCGTTACTTTTTTGGTAGGCAATTGTAAAACTGCTTTTCCATAACCAGTCATAGATTGAATCATAAATTCGTCATTTTTAATAAGTTGCAAATATAGTTTTAATAATGTTTTTTTGAGCTATTATTGAAGTAAAATACAAAATAGACTCGTTAAATTTTATTGTCACGAATTCACGAATTTTGTGTTCTTTTTAAAAACAATCAACATGTTTTCAGTATTAATTCGTGAATTTGTGGCATTCTTCATCAAAATCAATAGAAATCCATTTGAATTATTTCGTTAATTCGTGGCATTTTTTCATCAAAATTAATTCGTATTTTTAATGAAATTGGTGCCTATTTATTCACCTGTTTCGTCACCAAATAAACCCCAAAAAAGATTAGTAAAGTAGCACAAATTTTAACTAAATTTAAAGAATCGCTACCAACAATTAAGGCATAAATAGAAGCAATTACAGGTTGTAAATAGATAAAAACACTTACTGTTGTAGGTTTTAATTTAGATAAACCATACAAGTTGAAAAGATAAGTTACACAAGTCGTAAAGACGACCACAAAACCAATATTCCAATAAATATTAGTCGGAATTGCCTCCCAAACAATTTCCGAAAATTCCCAATAACCAACAGGAATTATAAAAATAAGTCCGAATAAATACAACCATTTTACAAAAACCAGAGGATGGTATTTTTTGATTAGATTTTTCGCTAAAACCAAGTACAAACCATAAGAAGAAGCATTTACAAAAACCAAGAAATTACCAAGATTATTATTTGTTGCAGTTCCGTTTGAAGAATTTCCATAAGTTATTAATAAAATAGTACCAATTAAACCAACAAAAACGCCTATAATTCTTTGTTTTCCAATCGCTTTTCTAATAAGAATACTCGAAAAAATTAACACCATAATTGGTGAGGTTACCATCATTACAGAAGCACTAATTGGCGTTGTTAAACTTAAACCTTTAAAA
This genomic window contains:
- a CDS encoding YicC family protein — translated: MTGYGKAVLQLPTKKVTIEIKSLNSKNLDLNVRIPSYYKEQELNVRKKLASALVRGKVDFSIFVEMTADETSTVLNNGVIQQYMQQLRNVVQTGSSDDVELLKMAVRMPDALKTEREELDENEWNIINEHIDIAIKEIVQYRIDEAASLEIDFKERITNIRTYLEEVKALDGDRVENVKTRLKKAIDDLKVDTDENRFEQELIYYLEKLDINEEKVRLANHLDYFLQTLASEDSNGKKLGFIVQEMGREINTTGSKANFAPMQKAVIQMKNELEQIKEQILNVL
- a CDS encoding DMT family transporter, whose translation is MNKRVLAIIAVSIATLIYGVNYTIAKDVMPTYIKPYGFIFIRVVGATTIFWILGLFIKSQKIEKEDYKKILLASFFGVGLNMLSFFKGLSLTTPISASVMMVTSPIMVLIFSSILIRKAIGKQRIIGVFVGLIGTILLITYGNSSNGTATNNNLGNFLVFVNASSYGLYLVLAKNLIKKYHPLVFVKWLYLFGLIFIIPVGYWEFSEIVWEAIPTNIYWNIGFVVVFTTCVTYLFNLYGLSKLKPTTVSVFIYLQPVIASIYALIVGSDSLNLVKICATLLIFFGVYLVTKQVNK